TCCCCTAATAACTTTAAATCACAAGACTTAAGTAATGAGTAACCACCTTTTAATTTAGTGTCTTCTCACTTTGAAAGCACAGCAATGACTCAGCTACAAAGATGTACGAAACCATGAATGCAACCACTATTGACAGTTGCTAAATATAGCAACTGTAAAAGTGTTCTAGTCAACAGGAAGACAGCAGTCTTcatattacatatatacatattacAATATGTATATGACAATAAAAAAGGACACAAAGTAATTTTGTCAGATAGTGATAGTGGCAGATATACAGATACACCCTAGGTACATGTACTACTTCATGATATGAACTATTATCCGACCGACTTCTACTGAACATTAGTTGTATGTTGTACTCACCTACTGAAGTATGTTGCTTGGTATAGAAGGAGGAACGACACTGCATGTGCTTTTGTACCTCTCATTACCTCACATGTACGCCCCTCCCTGTTTTAGACAAACTAATCCATCCAGTTTTCCTGCCTtacctgtgtttattatttacccTGTGCggtggaaatttcctatgaagacgcagatgagagagttgtcttttgtttgatttattataaaaatatatggaaaataaaaataatggggaaagcaaatgaaaaacatggatgctgattgtgcacatcaacaaaccaaaaagcagctggggagatcagtgcacacaccacgaaaatgtgatgcaaagagcccacgatcctcaagttgcttctgccttttaacctctctgtccgactacggtggaacgtctgtgtagcccgatcagactgcatgcaccatctcatccctgtcgccgtgtgtgtggagatgtttacattttcacacctgCACCACTAGCGTCTAAGTctctaagtctcaacagacagagacacaactccctggccttgggtttgggagctagagtccagagtctatcaggcagagacaaccattgaacaatgtagatgaaatgtcaaatacataaaacagatgtaagacaaaacataagatattaattgcagaacataagctattaatcatataataacctcattgaataaagaataaaaagttTTCCCATAACAACCTGCGTGTACAGTTGTCCGACACTAATGCAACTTATAAAAGAACATATAACGGATTTACATCTCACACATATTGTACAGTTATTAAGTGTCCAGGATGAAGTGACTGAATCTGCAGGCAGTTGCAGACTGTTGAGTTGTCAAGTCTAACAGCAGTGAGTATAATAGATCTGCAGTACCACTTCTTTGAACAAACCCATCAACAAGAGCAACTTATTATCAGGCTGAAGCTttgatgtgttcaggtgatgTCTTGGTAACCacagttttattctttgtcttgttttgtgtaATTTTGCACATCGAGCCTTGTTGTCAGTGAATTAGTTTGTGCTTTTATGAGATagttttttctttaaaacactCATGTGTGACAAATGGTGTGAGGTAGAGTAGGTAGAGTCCAGTGACCACCCAATCTGTGAGTGTCATTGTTGGGTTTTAATTATATTTCAGCACAGTATTAACTTGTTGACCTCAAACTGTAAAGTCCTTCCGTGTTCTGacattttcacttttgtttctcagacacaaacacttttTTACAGTGCTGCAGGTCGGCCAGCTTCATTCTGCTCCtgagtaaaattaaaaataatttcactAACCAGTAAAACCGGTCTGATGAATTGTGACTCGTCGACTTTTGCTGATGCAGACAACATATtcctaagacacacacagagagttttctaaaaatgtgttttttttttaacttttgctgtatttatttttaaacagagGTGAATGCAGAACCTGGACATGAGACCACTCTTCCAACAACAATCAGAGATATGATGACTACCATCTTCCTTCTTTTCATGGTTGAGCGATGAGCAGAGATCCAACAATGACAGATAGAGACGTGTCTGTGATTCTGAGTAACGTCACAGACAGCGATGCTGTAACACACAAGTGAGtaacaaatgttgcacagaaacaTTTGtagcacattgtgtaaatatagaacaTATATATCATAATGCatagagtttgcacaaatattgtacagagaatattacataaccactgatgcagtgggtgagtgaatgtagtgagagatagttaacagttctgattgtacagtctgatagcagcaggtaggaaggatctacgatatctctccttcacacagcgagggtggatcagtctgctactgaagctgctctccagagcagacagtgagtcctccagtgggtgagagtcctggtccatgatggatgtgagtttagccaggacccttctctcacccacctcctgcactgtgtccagagtgcagcccaggacagagctggacttctggATGACCCTGTCCATCCTGTtactcactgtgatgctgctcctccagcagaccacacgtacaggatggctgatgccaccacagagtcatagaaggtcttcaggagtggccccctcactccaaaagaccgcagtctcctcagcaggtagagtctgtctgacgcctcctgtacagtgcatctgtgtgagtccagtccagtttattgttcagatgtaCACCCAGGTATTTgaaagagtccactctctcaatgtctcttttcctggatgtgcatcggtgggatgacagcagactgctgtctgcggaaaccCACCACAatcctttgtttttcctgcattgatcaggaggtggttccgctcgcaccagtccacaaagttctgagtgagtcctctgtactctgcatcgtcatcatgtgtgatcagtccgacgatcgcagagtcatcagagaacttttgcagaacacagctgtccgtgttgtgtctgaagtctgacgtatagaaggtgaggaggaaggggccagtacagtcccctgtggggcccccacactgcaggtcagagtgtcagacacacagtccctgactctcacaaactgaggcctgtttgtgagatagtccataatccactctgtcagatggaggtccacaccagcctcctccagtttgtgttatCTCATCTTATCTACTTCTTAAGATAATTTAAACAGACACAActttaaaattcaattcaataattgtaaatttattacatataataaataaaataaccaaACTAAAACAGAGAAGCCGTGTCCAAACCCATCCGGTTTGCTctttctgcagagagaactgagaggttgaAAACGTCAGAGCTGTTTAGACACAAAGACGTGTCTCCAGGAAACCTCTGCATACGCTCTGACAACCCACAGAAACATCCATAAAttggaaaaacaaagatttaTAACACTTTATGGTTTTATGGCAGATGGTGTGAAAACCCAGGAGTTCATCAGACAAATCTACACCACCCATGATCTTATTGTGGTCCGGAATGAAGTCTGGAGCAGGGATGCATTTATTCGTCCAAACACCAGCCTTCACTTTCCTCCCGATTGTCTGCTACATGGAGCCTCATGGACTGTGGAACACATCGTCCTCTGTTAAAATCCTTCCAGTTCAAAAACAGCAATTCATTCATTGGTAACTCTCTTCCCACCATCCGCTCATTAATTGGAATATTTTTGAAGGCTGGAAAGTAGCCTTGCAGGCATTTATCATCTCAGTGTAGagtggctttattttgaaaagcctgTCGTGCCCACCAcaattcctttttttctcactttctttaTCCTCATCAGGGTCACTTAGATGAACAAACCGCATGATGGCTTCAAAGCGGCTGTGTGACATCTTCTTACTTAAGAAAAAGACAAGGTAAATGGAAACTGCTGCCTCCAGTAATCTGACCTGTGATGTAAAGGCACAAGGCTAGTGAAAACAGCAATAGACATAAACATGTAGAAGTCCTTGGTTGTGAGAGTTTGCCATTTTTACACCATGCCAGTGTTTATGCttttgctgcatttgcatttgtgttctatttttaaaattacTGAAGCTGAGAAAAATTGTTGAAATAAACTGAGGGGAGACCAAGATTTGGTGGTATTAAATGTGGGACCATACTTTCACTACTAAACACATACTATAAAACCTACGTAAACATAATACAACTATTTCTGTTGTTGGAAGCAGTTCTTCTACTCGTGAAGTACCTGAAGAACCACTACTACTACATAGTTTATAAAATAAGAGCACGCTTAAAAAAAGTCAGTAGCATTAACAGTTATTGTTAATGGGGCCACACACAAAACTCATGGTGAACATGTGAATAATCTGACTCTTGGAAAAACATGGTTTAAATTGTCAAAGACTGTGTATTAAATGGGAAACTTGTGGGATCACTAAATATTGGTATAACTAAATATAGTGATAGGGGCAGCAGGCAAAACCATCTACATCATGAGTATGTAACTCAAATACTAGTTGTTTAAATTAGTCTTTAATACAAACTATTTAACAGAAACTATTACAAAAAACAACGATTTTGCTATATTGAGAGGTTAAGAGATAAATCCATCAAATTATGGTTTATTGTAAAGGaaaggcagcagacagcagAGGTTTCATAGAAATAAATTATGCGCTTGTTTGTAATGACACAGGATCGTCTTTAGTGGATGTAgcggctcttaaaagagcctttgtgtttgttatggAGCGGACAGCTCAAGCCCTCTCCCCGCGGATGCGCCGGGCCAGCTGGATGTCTTTGGGCATGATGGTGACCCTCTTGGCGTGGATGGCGCACAGGTTGGTGTCCTCGAACAGACCGACCAGATAAGCCTcgctggcctcctgcagagccatgACGGCAGAGCTCTGGAAGCGCAGGTCGGTCTTGAAGTCCTGGGCGATCTCCCTGACCAGGCGCTGGAAGGGCAGTTTACGGATCAGCAACTCGGTGGACTTCTGGTAGCGACGAATCTCTCTGAGAGCCACGGTACCGGGCCTGTAGCGGTGAGGCTTCTTAACGCCGCCGGTGGCCGGGGCGCTCTTACGCGCAGCCTTGGTGGCCAGCTGCTTCCTAGGAGCTTTCCCTCCGGTGGATTTACGAGCGGTTTGTTTAGTTCTAGCCATTTTATTCCTAAGCTCCTCTTTAGAACTGCAGAATAATGAGGGATAAAGTGAAGAACTGGTGCTCTTAAAGTGTGAGGTCGGACGCGAACGAGTGACGTTGCTGCTCCTGATTGGCAGACGGCCCCTCCGGGAATTCGGCTCCGCCTGAAGGAGCGCCTCCCGCCTGAACCTCCTTCGCTGATTGGAggaaagtatttaaaaaagtcCGCCAAGACTCAGAGCGGCCACCCTCTGCGGAGCCTTTTCACCGGTTGGCGAGGCAGGACGCGTCCCGCTCTGTCGGACATATAAAGGAGGGTTCCGGCTGCTGGAGGCATTCATTCGTACACAAGTTTGAAACAAACGCCCAATATAATGTCCGGAAGAGGAAAAACCGGAGGCAAAGCCAGAGCTAAGGCTAAAACCCGCTCCTCCAGAGCTGGACTCCAGTTCCCCGTGGGTCGTGTCCACAGGTTGCTGCGGAAAGGAAACTATGCGGAGCGCGTCGGTGCCGGAGCTCCCGTCTACTTGGCGGCTGTTCTAGAGTATCTGACCGCTGAGATCCTGGAGTTGGCTGGAAACGCTGCCCGCGACAACAAGAAGACCAGGATCATCCCCCGccacctgcagctggctgtCCGCAACGACGAGGAGCTCAACAAGCTGCTGGGCGGAGTCACCATCGCCCAGGGCGGCGTCCTGCCCAACATCCAGGCGGTGCTGCTGCCCAAGAAGACGGAGAAACCCGCCGGCAAAGCAAAGTAGacctggatcagctgtgatccacaaaacggctcttttaagagccacgcACACAACCTAAAGAACAAAGCCTTCATTTACGTACAGCGTATTTGTAGATGACACAGTCACTACTATGGGGTGcgaaatgtaaaagtagaacctataactagttttctcacatttaactaaatgacacaacatattttctcacatttagttaaatgcgcaaaagtctaaatgtaaatggtaaatataaatgtaaatgttaaatctaaatgttaaatgtaaaagttaaatgttggccgagtgtaaaactgaatattcatgaatgggcaagtagactccatccctaccctcaaacagcgctggtctcagatcagagacgcgaactcaaacacgtcaaacagtacgcatagctccgcccacatctgaccctgcacgaaaatactggagagaagcttgaagtcgaagccatcatggccgccagctctaGTAGCACCTataaactagttataggtggtccttttacatttggcaccccatacactaCTTTATTACTTAAAGATGTGAGTGAAACTTTGTAACGTTTACTTTGCTTATCGTCCAATGCTTTAGGGACGCATGAGTCAGTAAGAACATGAAGCTAAGCTCATCACACGTCACCGACTCACTGCTCAAACTCACATAGTTGTTAATGTCAGTGATTTTACACTCAGTATGTGAAAGCTTacagtcaatacatgagcatgTACGTCTACACCCAAAGACAGACAGCCTCAAAATAACTGATTGGCAGTAGTTCTCAAACTACTGTGATGATAATGTTGTTACTAACAGGTGAAGTGCTAAACTTTACACAGAATAATATGACATGGTTCCAGTTCATGTTTGCATGTGCCTTGCCAGAGTGAGGCAAACACAAAGCACCAGGAAGTAAAGTTATAACAGCATAACGACGTTTAAATATCGTGAACTTAttcaacataaacaaaaccatgtGAATCAGAAGTTGTAAAAATATTGCAGGATAAGAAACCTTCTGAAAGGATAAGAGCTGGTTGATTAGCACAGGGAGGCTCCCTGTCAGGGCCGTGGTATCTTGGAGCTGCTAcgtgaaaacaaagcagtgtcCCATGATCTACTGCGACGAGGATGACACCCAGCAACATCTCCTAATTGACTGCTATCGAGCGCAGGAGGTCCGGTTTAGGCTGAAAGGCCTGGGTCCAGACTTTAAAATAAGTTATAACTCTGTTCTGTGTGGGATACTGGAAGAGACATGGACTCCACAAAAAGCTGAACCATTCCAGGGGATCATCTCCATGGTTACAACTCGACTTTGGTAAACAAGATACATTATGGTTTAAAACAGACAGTTATTGACAAATGACACTTCAAAATCTAAGAAGACATAGAACTGTGGACAAACGCAAATCTCTCCATGGCATTTACTGGACATGTGAATatgctctttttttcttgttttagtcAAATTCTTAGGTCTGCAAagtaatttaaatattgttggAATCCTCACTGTTAAGCGCATCATAATTATATTCTAATGGTTGGTATTTTTATTATGACGATGATTACTGGGATTGAAGGTGATACTAGTGCTATTCAAAATCCATGGTAATAATATCTTGTCTTTTAATTGAAAATGATAGCTATTATGATGTTGATGAGTATTTGATATTGTACTGataatgtgcatttttatttattgaattgtttactgttgtttggAAATTTTGTGTATTATTTCGTTATTTCAATAAAGTTGTATAAAGCAAACCCAAaaggacaaacagacacaaagtgtGCTACACACATAACCagaagacaaatacacacacatgggGGAGCCCCAGCACTAAGCAGGCTGCTACACAAGTAGTGATACTGTAGCGGTCCAGGAGTAGACCCACCTACCCAGGATTATGGGTGTAACTGGGATCAGGGttaccagtgtttgtgtgttttgttttgtgtgtcagtACCCTGTGGCCTGTGTGGAGGATATGTGTGAGTGATCTTATGGTGCTGAGGTGCATTTAAGTGTCAGTCGGTGGAGATGtttgaaagttgagtcatgttaaCTGAATTCCTGTTGTGTTCAAACAAGGCCTTTGTCATTCAGATGGAGACACACTGCTGAAACTtatggtgtgtgagtgtgggaatTGAATTTAGTTATAACTATTAGTCATAGTATCAtaccaataataaataaatatagtcAGATCATTTGCATTGTCAGTGCAAGGATTTATTCATGTCCATTGTTGtatattttagtttgttttaatactaTTATACATCTTCTTTACAGAGTTTAACTGTTAACTGTGCATCCATGTCTATTCCAGTGTCTTATTATCAAGCTGCAAGTCATTTCTAAATTCAGGACTTTCAGCATGTTCCAGACTTCCTGGACCCTGTGACAGTCAATTAGCAGACGCTGCTGAGACTCATCTTCATCACAATGCATCATGGGACACTGACTAGTTGATACATTGTGGCTCCATGAAATCACAGTCCTGACTGGAAGTTCCTCTCACTCATCAGCCAACGGTTTCTCCTGTTCTGAGCTGTTTATTCTAAACTATCCTCAGTTTTTACACCTTTGTACAGTGTTTGTATTGAATGATATCACCAAATCTAAagtttgttattgtgttataaatgtgttgATCCGTGTTGATATTTGTTCACATGTGTTACAAATACACCTATAAACGTGACGCActtcagcagctgaggctgattGGACCTTTAACCTGGGAATATAACCCCATTGACCAAGGCCTGCTCAACCTGGATCTGAGGCCAGACATTAACTCAACT
Above is a window of Betta splendens chromosome 9, fBetSpl5.4, whole genome shotgun sequence DNA encoding:
- the LOC114863137 gene encoding histone H3, with translation MARTKQTARKSTGGKAPRKQLATKAARKSAPATGGVKKPHRYRPGTVALREIRRYQKSTELLIRKLPFQRLVREIAQDFKTDLRFQSSAVMALQEASEAYLVGLFEDTNLCAIHAKRVTIMPKDIQLARRIRGERA
- the LOC114863120 gene encoding histone H2A-like produces the protein MSGRGKTGGKARAKAKTRSSRAGLQFPVGRVHRLLRKGNYAERVGAGAPVYLAAVLEYLTAEILELAGNAARDNKKTRIIPRHLQLAVRNDEELNKLLGGVTIAQGGVLPNIQAVLLPKKTEKPAGKAK